Proteins from a genomic interval of Saccopteryx leptura isolate mSacLep1 chromosome 13, mSacLep1_pri_phased_curated, whole genome shotgun sequence:
- the MESP2 gene encoding mesoderm posterior protein 2, which produces MAQSPPLQTLDHWILSQGWGWAGHSDSTSPASSSDSSGSCPCDAARGTSQPTPPARGAHAAEAAPTAPGPARCRPAGGQRQSASEREKLRMRTLARALHELRRFLPPSVAPAGQTLTKIETLRLAIRYIGHLSAVLGLSEESLRRRRQRHSDVLPRGCPLCPDGGPAQAQTRGRDLGTTTPIEGSWGSPPAGPVAPAAPKHLGSRVPDVGPWVSSPYCPGIQSLPQVSQGKAPDTALWTPLPAGSGTQTAPEPRTQATPWAPPPVAAEPAAVYQGISVSSESCVLPGTPPLLPGPACQRLQPPTQWEYWSHGAEVLPSSEDQGPGPTFHFSDETPLQSSGLQLSGCPELWQEDLEGGHLSIFY; this is translated from the exons ATGGCCCAGTCCCCTCCTCTGCAGACCCTCGACCATTGGATCTTATCACAAGGTTGGGGCTGGGCCGGACACTCGGACTCCACGTCCCCGGCCTCTTCCTCGGATTCGTCGGGCTCGTGCCCCTGCGACGCCGCCCGAGGTACCTCGCAGCCCACGCCCCCAGCCCGCGGCGCCCACGCCGCAGAGGCCGCCCCGACGGCGCCGGGACCAGCGCGGTGCAGACCCGCAGGCGGGCAGCGGCAGAGCGCCAGCGAGCGCGAGAAGCTGCGCATGCGCACGCTCGCCCGCGCCCTGCACGAGCTGCGCCGCTTTCTGCCGCCGTCCGTGGCGCCCGCCGGCCAGACCTTGACCAAGATCGAGACGCTGCGCCTGGCCATCCGCTACATCGGCCACCTGTCAGCCGTACTGGGCCTCAGCGAGGAGAGCCTGCGGCGCCGGCGCCAGCGACACAGCGATGTGCTCCCTCGGGGATGCCCGCTCTGCCCAGACGGCGGCCCCGCGCAGGCGCAGACGCGCGGCCGGGACCTGGGCACAACCACCCCCATCGAGGGCTCCTGGGGGTCCCCTCCCGCCGGTCCCGTAGCCCCAGCGGCTCCCAAACACTTGGGAAGCAGGGTCCCCGACGTGGGTCCCTGGGTCTCCTCCCCTTACTGCCCTGGGATTCAGTCGCTTCCGCAGGTGTCCCAAGGGAAGGCCCCCGACACGGCCCTTTGGACACCGCTCCCAGCCGGTTCTGGAACACAGACAGCCCCGGAGCCCCGGACTCAGGCCACGCCCTGGGCGCCGCCCCCCGTCGCCGCGGAGCCGGCTGCGGTATACCAG GGTATCTCTGTGTCTTCAGAGTCCTGTGTGTTGCCAGGAACCCCACCCCTCCTGCCTGGGCCGGCCTGCCAGAGACTCCAGCCTCCCACCCAGTGGGAATACTGGAGCCATGGTGCGGAGGTGCTCCCCAGCTCGGAGGACCAGGGACCAGGCCCCACTTTCCACTTCAGTGATGAAACCCCTCTCCAGAGCTCAGGCCTGCAGCTCAGTGGCTGCCCTGAACTTTGGCAGGAAGATCTGGAGGGGGGCCACCTGAGCATCTTCTACTAA